The Bacteroidota bacterium genome has a segment encoding these proteins:
- a CDS encoding C25 family cysteine peptidase: MTFKVMISTAKILRAFLRIKILWAVLLYSTVISGSNWTVINSPEATPARINLLTSDITTSTISFTIDGFILNDAMSQRGNASYVRLENSTPLLLSGCPDLVKLTSSVIIPDKDEMAVSILSSHYTDYINIDIIPSKGDLSRNLNPSGVQFEYSDVYTTDAFFPGNLAEISDPFIMRDFRGQTVIVYPFQYNPVTKILRVYDEITVQITSTGREGKNPLLRTSALTAIQPEFLALYNHHFLNSGNATDKRYEFVSENGMMLIISYGPFMQTMAPFIEWKKTIGIPTEMVDVATIGDANAIKTYVENYYNNNGLTYLLIVGDAQQVPPYMSESGASDISYAFVAGQDHYPDLFVGRFSAENSDQLRVQVQKTINYERYPYSSGEWLKNSVGIASSLGPGDDNERDYQHVRNMQNDLINFTYTSNFELFDGSQGNNDQNGNPTWEMVADRINNGAGLLLYTGISSTSNWSTSNFNNDHINTLNNNGKYPFIISVGCLAGNFVNGTCMAEIWLRASKNGNPTGAVAAFMSTSTQSWYPPMAAQDEMIDILTSNVPANMKFTFGGLTASGCMAMNDKYYQAGYKATDTWVVFGDPSLQIRTDNPSVMDVQHPAAIAFDCEQITIIANVNNGLATFTSQGEIIGSGYISDGSATILFNKTIQSDSITIAVTSFNHIPFISRIPVIKYPTVAVNPFPENHSKMVSPYTKLNWEKGFGARPAYYIVYFGTDNPPSNLINGQIVSDTIITLNNPLSYEQVYYWKVDAVNANGLAEGNIWEFTVNSVPDETFENSGLIRELWDFAGTSGWEIDETYAQSGRFSAHSGIVTDNEYSSILYDYNALDDDYVGFWAKVSCELNKDKLQLLVDGIIIAEYSGEIEWSEYTYPVPQGMHTLEWKYIKDEEGTSGMDGAWIDDLYLPDNDSISAFAGKDATICADRNYELSGYANNYTSLLWTTYGNGYFIDDKALSTLYIPGVDDVKQGYVLLKLEAINAYAETIVSDEMVLDFMALPAINSIPDTILDVNQNIVLDAYGEDIANYLWLPYEQTASSLFVDSTGIGVGLQKIKLYVTGNNGCVNEKTINITFEQNRDNSGISLNVYPNPSPGVVFYEMSSDRNENFRYQVLDLNGKLVLQSDKVESKKNYSGMLDLSFLPEGMYFFKADGEQTSTVQRIILQ; the protein is encoded by the coding sequence ATGACATTTAAAGTTATGATTTCCACTGCAAAAATACTCCGCGCTTTTCTTCGAATTAAAATCCTCTGGGCAGTTTTATTATACTCTACAGTTATTTCAGGTTCTAATTGGACAGTGATCAATTCACCTGAAGCTACTCCGGCCAGGATCAATTTATTGACTTCTGATATCACTACCTCCACCATCAGTTTTACAATTGATGGCTTTATATTGAATGATGCCATGTCGCAGAGAGGAAATGCTTCCTATGTCCGTCTTGAAAATTCCACACCGCTTTTACTGTCTGGCTGCCCTGATCTCGTAAAACTAACTTCCTCCGTCATTATCCCCGATAAGGATGAAATGGCTGTGAGCATTCTCTCTTCTCATTATACTGATTACATTAATATAGATATAATCCCGTCAAAAGGAGACCTTTCAAGAAATTTAAATCCGTCTGGGGTACAGTTTGAATATAGTGACGTCTATACTACGGATGCCTTCTTTCCGGGTAACCTGGCCGAAATTAGCGATCCCTTCATTATGAGGGATTTCCGTGGCCAAACCGTGATTGTATATCCTTTTCAGTATAATCCGGTCACGAAAATATTAAGGGTCTATGATGAAATAACGGTTCAGATAACTTCTACTGGCAGGGAAGGGAAAAATCCATTATTAAGAACCAGCGCATTAACAGCTATTCAACCTGAATTCCTGGCGTTATATAATCACCATTTCCTAAATTCCGGCAATGCCACTGATAAGCGTTATGAATTTGTATCAGAAAATGGAATGATGCTCATCATTTCTTATGGTCCCTTTATGCAAACAATGGCACCATTTATTGAATGGAAAAAAACTATAGGAATCCCAACTGAAATGGTTGACGTGGCTACCATTGGAGATGCAAATGCCATCAAAACGTATGTTGAGAATTATTATAATAATAATGGACTGACATACCTTCTCATTGTAGGTGATGCCCAGCAGGTGCCTCCATATATGTCTGAATCGGGTGCTTCGGATATCAGCTATGCTTTTGTTGCAGGACAAGACCATTATCCGGATTTGTTTGTTGGCCGCTTTTCTGCTGAGAACTCAGATCAACTCAGAGTCCAGGTTCAAAAAACAATCAACTATGAGAGATATCCTTACTCTTCAGGAGAATGGTTGAAAAACTCTGTTGGAATCGCTTCTTCACTGGGTCCCGGTGATGATAATGAACGTGACTACCAGCATGTGAGAAATATGCAAAATGATCTGATCAACTTTACCTATACTTCAAATTTTGAATTATTCGATGGTTCCCAGGGAAATAACGACCAGAATGGCAATCCGACATGGGAAATGGTGGCTGACAGAATTAATAATGGTGCCGGTCTGCTATTGTATACCGGCATTAGCAGCACATCCAACTGGTCGACATCAAATTTTAATAACGACCATATAAATACTCTTAACAACAATGGTAAATACCCGTTCATCATTTCGGTCGGATGCCTTGCAGGTAATTTTGTCAATGGTACTTGTATGGCTGAAATATGGTTGAGAGCGTCAAAAAATGGTAACCCGACAGGCGCTGTGGCTGCATTTATGTCGACGTCTACGCAGAGCTGGTATCCACCAATGGCTGCGCAGGATGAAATGATTGACATCCTTACTTCAAATGTACCCGCTAATATGAAATTCACCTTTGGTGGCTTAACAGCAAGTGGATGCATGGCTATGAATGATAAATATTATCAGGCCGGGTACAAAGCAACTGACACATGGGTCGTTTTTGGTGATCCTTCATTACAGATCAGAACTGATAATCCATCGGTTATGGATGTTCAGCATCCCGCTGCAATTGCCTTCGACTGTGAACAGATTACAATTATTGCGAATGTAAATAATGGTTTGGCTACCTTTACTTCACAAGGTGAAATCATCGGTTCAGGATATATTTCTGATGGCTCAGCCACCATTCTTTTTAATAAAACTATTCAGTCCGACAGCATTACAATCGCTGTGACTTCATTTAATCATATCCCTTTTATCAGTCGGATTCCGGTTATCAAATACCCGACAGTTGCCGTTAATCCTTTTCCTGAGAACCACAGCAAGATGGTATCCCCATATACTAAACTAAATTGGGAAAAGGGGTTTGGGGCACGACCCGCTTATTATATTGTATATTTTGGTACGGATAATCCCCCATCTAATTTGATCAATGGTCAGATAGTAAGTGATACGATTATCACTCTGAATAACCCCTTGTCATATGAACAAGTGTACTACTGGAAGGTGGATGCGGTTAATGCAAATGGCTTGGCAGAAGGCAATATTTGGGAATTTACTGTTAATTCAGTGCCTGATGAAACTTTTGAAAACTCTGGTTTAATCAGGGAGTTGTGGGATTTCGCCGGTACATCCGGTTGGGAAATTGATGAAACCTATGCTCAAAGCGGGCGTTTCTCAGCTCACTCCGGAATTGTCACCGATAATGAATACTCGTCCATACTTTATGACTATAACGCGTTGGATGACGACTATGTCGGATTCTGGGCTAAAGTATCGTGTGAGCTAAATAAAGATAAACTGCAGCTTCTGGTCGACGGTATCATCATTGCTGAATACAGCGGTGAAATAGAGTGGTCAGAATATACCTATCCCGTTCCTCAGGGAATGCATACACTTGAGTGGAAGTATATAAAAGATGAAGAAGGTACATCAGGAATGGACGGTGCCTGGATTGATGATCTTTACCTCCCAGATAATGATAGTATCAGCGCATTTGCGGGTAAAGATGCTACGATATGTGCCGACAGAAACTATGAATTATCTGGTTACGCAAATAACTATACATCTCTTCTCTGGACAACATACGGAAATGGATATTTTATTGATGATAAAGCACTTAGCACTCTATATATTCCTGGCGTTGATGATGTCAAACAAGGTTATGTCCTCCTGAAACTTGAAGCCATTAATGCCTATGCTGAAACGATCGTTTCTGATGAAATGGTGTTAGACTTTATGGCACTTCCTGCGATTAACAGTATTCCTGATACAATTCTGGATGTAAATCAAAACATTGTCCTGGATGCATATGGAGAAGATATTGCAAACTATCTATGGTTGCCTTATGAACAAACAGCTTCAAGTCTCTTCGTAGATTCTACAGGAATCGGAGTGGGATTGCAGAA